In Arachis hypogaea cultivar Tifrunner chromosome 2, arahy.Tifrunner.gnm2.J5K5, whole genome shotgun sequence, a genomic segment contains:
- the LOC112748634 gene encoding aldehyde oxidase GLOX: MAVLKLQNHYHNNDNNTPFSLCTIPTPLSIFFFFFKLFKQEYFFIIIIITIIRIEASLYLTSSPFSFLFPLTNTNTIFTMDQTSFLASQLCCCFIILFHLTHSRADLPGTWELLVADAGIASMHTAVTRFNTVVLLDRTNIGPSRKLLPKGHCRFDKNDAVLKLDCYAHSVLLDLHTNQIRPLKILTDTWCSSGQFLPNGTLLQTGGDLDGFKKIRKIDPCDINGSCDWVELNDVELTEGRWYASNQILPDGSVIIVGGRGSNTVEFYPKRINGAVSFPFLLEAEDTQMDNLYPYVHLLPNGHLFVFANTKAVMYDYTKNIVLTVYPQLDGGPRNYPSAGSSVMLPLQGDYSNAEIVICGGAQYGAFLERSTDTPAHGSCGRISATQTDPVWVTEDMPYGRIMGDMVMLPNGDVLIINGAMSGSQGFDMASNPCLNPVLYRPNEPLGLRFMVLNPGTVPRMYHSTANLLPDGRVLLAGSNPHVFYTFDAEFPTELRIEAFSPEYLGPDKANIRPEILEVPETVLFGATFNVIVSVELPVVEIVEVNLASAPFATHSFSQGQRLVKLAVTSAVPDGGVGRYRIGCTAPPNGMVAPPGYYMVFAVNQGVPSVARWVHVS; encoded by the coding sequence ATGGCAGTCCTAAAACTACAAAACCACTATCATAATAATGACAATAATACACCTTTTTCCCTCTGTACAATTCCCACTCCATtatccattttcttttttttttttaaacttttcaaacaagaatatttttttataataataataataacaataatcagAATAGAAGCTTCACTTTACCTCACTTCATCACCCTTCAGTTTCTTATTTCCACTCACTAACACAAACACTATCTTCACCATGGACCAGACCAGTTTCCTTGCATCTCAACTATGCTGCTGCTTCATCATTCTTTTCCATTTAACTCACTCACGTGCCGATCTCCCCGGCACGTGGGAACTCCTCGTGGCCGACGCCGGCATCGCCTCAATGCACACGGCGGTGACCCGGTTCAACACGGTGGTCCTCTTAGACCGAACAAACATCGGTCCATCCCGCAAACTCCTCCCCAAAGGTCACTGCCGTTTCGACAAAAACGACGCCGTATTGAAGCTTGACTGCTACGCTCACTCCGTCCTCCTCGACCTCCACACCAACCAAATTAGACCGTTAAAAATCCTCACCGACACGTGGTGCTCATCGGGGCAGTTTCTCCCAAACGGCACTCTCCTCCAAACCGGTGGCGACTTAGACGGCTTCAAAAAGATCCGAAAAATAGACCCGTGTGACATAAATGGGTCATGCGATTGGGTTGAGCTAAACGACGTCGAATTAACGGAAGGTCGCTGGTACGCATCGAATCAGATCCTCCCTGACGGTTCCGTTATCATAGTTGGTGGACGTGGCTCCAACACCGTCGAATTCTACCCGAAACGCATAAACGGTGCCGTCTCGTTCCCGTTCCTTCTTGAAGCAGAAGACACGCAAATGGATAACCTCTACCCTTACGTTCATCTTCTCCCAAATGGTCACCTCTTTGTGTTCGCGAACACGAAGGCGGTGATGTACGATTACACCAAGAACATAGTCCTTACGGTGTACCCGCAGCTAGACGGTGGTCCACGGAATTACCCCTCCGCGGGGTCCTCCGTCATGCTTCCGTTGCAAGGAGATTATTCCAATGCGGAGATTGTTATCTGCGGCGGAGCACAGTACGGTGCGTTTCTTGAGCGGAGTACGGATACTCCGGCTCACGGAAGCTGCGGCCGGATCTCTGCAACTCAAACTGATCCGGTTTGGGTCACGGAGGACATGCCGTATGGGAGGATAATGGGAGACATGGTAATGCTACCAAACGGCGACGTTTTGATCATTAACGGCGCTATGTCGGGTTCGCAGGGATTTGACATGGCCTCGAATCCCTGTTTGAACCCGGTTCTTTACCGGCCTAACGAACCGTTAGGCCTTCGGTTCATGGTTCTGAACCCGGGAACGGTTCCCAGGATGTACCATTCAACTGCGAATTTGTTACCCGATGGAAGGGTGCTTCTTGCAGGGAGCAACCCGCACGTGTTCTATACGTTCGATGCTGAATTTCCAACGGAATTGAGAATTGAAGCGTTTTCTCCCGAGTATTTGGGTCCGGATAAGGCGAATATCCGACCCGAGATTTTGGAGGTTCCCGAAACGGTGCTTTTTGGAGCGACGTTTAATGTGATTGTGTCGGTTGAGTTGCCTGTGGTGGAAATTGTGGAGGTGAATTTGGCGAGTGCGCCTTTTGCAACGCACTCATTTTCACAGGGTCAACGTTTGGTCAAACTAGCCGTTACTTCTGCTGTGCCGGACGGTGGTGTTGGTAGGTATAGGATTGGGTGTACGGCGCCGCCGAATGGGATGGTTGCGCCACCGGGTTATTACATGGTGTTCGCCGTGAATCAAGGCGTGCCTAGCGTTGCACGTTGGGTGCACGTGTCGTAG